A region of Micromonospora sp. WMMD882 DNA encodes the following proteins:
- a CDS encoding BTAD domain-containing putative transcriptional regulator translates to MELYFRALGPVAVESGGTPVDLGGPQRTLVLALLLAHANQPVPVDLIVDELWPDSPPRSHRVQLQGLVSDLRRRLSPGGSRAAAPIVTSSSAYQLQVAPEQCDLDQFRAAVAAAETARGHGDTAAAIRLLRAALRLWRGPAFSGLSGLVIELSAAALNEARTDAIAAYVDARLADGQLAGLTPELVRLVAEHPLDERFARQLMTAHSRVGRRSDALTVFRELRRRTVTELGAEPSEQTRELHRRIVTGDPGPSGRPGPDTGHADGAGQPPDAGRALASAYRHLPPDITEFVGRRAELAAVRDISVTDTSETAVPVVTIEGMAGVGKTRLAVHAAHRLTGAYPDGQLYVDLRGFTADAAPADPAEVLESLLRLLGVPASSVPATVEARAAVFRDRLSGQRVLLVLDNAADEAQLLPLLPTGPGCLVIVTSRRSLAVDGAHPIRLDVLDRTESWDLLTMILGPDRVTAEPAAADALLTCCGHLPLAVAIAARRLRARPAWQLGHLVTRLTDENHRLDELHAGGRAVESVLALSYRALTPERRRQFRLLGVHPGNDVTAASVAALVGADRKTARDALESLLDEHLLQQVEPHRYQLHDLLREYAGRRCAAEDPAGVGPARERLLDWYVATVDAATRLIRRYPVLPVGLPPTPRTPPERFADEPEALAWLDAEYPNILAAIRAAPDGVGDRHVLRLAHLLPPYLIRKGHLDDWRDVLLRAEAVARRTGDRGAEAYTLTMLGQAYDSAGRTEPALARLAEALALHQRLGQLDGEGITRNQLGLVYRRLGRHRAAVDEYRRAIALLRSDLGRQWTATVLSNLGIDLHLLGRDREALTYIQQALALQRRSGGPGVASMEINLGLLYARLGRHAEAIRHSRRALLLMRRRWLSRPGQANALANLALSHIRLGRPGVALRSGRAALDLARGLSPDLQANVWNTLGEAYLLAGHRAAARRSHRVAQEIADRINEADEQARARAGLAKATGRRPRPLPDARNATGRRPRPLPGTGVVPGGTVGRRRDTTPRWRSRSSLSRSGRVAGAG, encoded by the coding sequence GTGGAGCTGTACTTCCGGGCGCTCGGCCCGGTGGCCGTCGAGTCGGGCGGCACGCCGGTGGACCTCGGCGGTCCACAACGGACCCTGGTGCTCGCGCTGCTCCTCGCCCACGCCAACCAGCCCGTCCCGGTGGACCTCATCGTCGACGAGCTCTGGCCGGACTCCCCACCCCGGTCCCACCGGGTGCAGCTCCAGGGACTCGTCTCGGACCTGCGCCGACGGCTGTCCCCGGGCGGCAGCCGCGCCGCCGCGCCCATCGTCACCAGCTCCTCGGCCTACCAGCTCCAGGTGGCGCCGGAGCAGTGCGACCTCGACCAGTTCCGGGCCGCGGTCGCCGCCGCCGAGACCGCGCGCGGCCACGGCGACACGGCGGCCGCGATCCGGCTGCTGCGCGCCGCCCTCCGACTCTGGCGGGGTCCCGCCTTCAGCGGCCTGTCGGGGCTGGTGATCGAACTCAGCGCGGCGGCCCTGAACGAGGCCCGGACCGACGCGATCGCGGCGTACGTCGACGCGCGCCTCGCCGACGGCCAGCTCGCCGGCCTGACCCCCGAGCTGGTCCGGCTGGTCGCCGAGCATCCGCTGGACGAGCGCTTCGCCCGGCAGCTCATGACGGCGCACAGCCGGGTCGGGCGGCGCTCCGACGCGCTGACCGTCTTCCGGGAGCTGCGCCGACGGACGGTGACCGAGTTGGGCGCCGAGCCGTCGGAGCAGACCCGGGAGCTGCACCGGCGGATCGTCACGGGAGATCCCGGGCCGAGCGGTCGGCCCGGACCCGACACCGGGCACGCGGACGGCGCTGGCCAGCCGCCCGACGCGGGTCGCGCGCTGGCCAGCGCGTACCGGCACCTGCCACCCGACATCACGGAGTTCGTCGGCCGACGGGCCGAGCTGGCGGCGGTACGGGACATCAGCGTCACCGACACGTCGGAGACCGCCGTCCCCGTCGTCACCATCGAGGGGATGGCCGGGGTGGGCAAGACCCGGCTGGCGGTGCACGCCGCGCACCGCCTCACCGGCGCGTACCCCGACGGTCAGCTCTACGTCGACCTGCGCGGCTTCACCGCGGACGCCGCCCCGGCCGACCCCGCCGAAGTGCTGGAGTCCCTGCTCAGGCTGCTGGGTGTCCCCGCGTCCAGCGTCCCGGCGACCGTGGAGGCCCGCGCGGCGGTGTTCCGGGACCGGCTGTCCGGCCAGCGGGTGCTGCTCGTGCTGGACAACGCGGCAGACGAGGCGCAGCTCCTCCCGCTGCTGCCGACCGGCCCCGGCTGCCTGGTGATCGTGACGAGCCGGCGCAGTCTGGCCGTGGACGGCGCCCACCCGATCCGACTGGACGTGCTGGACCGGACGGAGTCGTGGGACCTGCTCACCATGATCCTCGGCCCGGACCGGGTGACCGCCGAACCCGCCGCCGCCGACGCGTTACTGACCTGCTGCGGCCACCTGCCGCTGGCCGTGGCGATCGCCGCGCGGCGGCTACGCGCCCGACCGGCGTGGCAGCTCGGCCACCTCGTCACCCGGCTCACCGACGAGAACCACCGGCTCGACGAGCTCCACGCCGGGGGACGGGCGGTCGAGAGCGTCCTGGCCCTGTCGTACCGGGCGTTGACGCCCGAACGGCGACGGCAGTTCCGACTGCTCGGCGTGCACCCGGGCAACGACGTGACCGCGGCCTCGGTGGCGGCGCTGGTCGGCGCGGACCGGAAGACCGCCCGGGACGCGCTCGAATCGCTGCTCGACGAGCACCTCCTGCAACAGGTGGAGCCGCACCGGTACCAACTGCACGACCTGCTGCGGGAGTACGCCGGGCGGCGGTGCGCCGCCGAGGACCCGGCCGGTGTCGGGCCCGCCCGGGAGCGCCTGCTCGACTGGTACGTGGCGACCGTCGACGCGGCGACCCGGCTGATCCGCAGGTACCCCGTGCTGCCGGTGGGGCTGCCCCCGACCCCCCGGACCCCACCGGAGCGGTTCGCCGACGAGCCGGAGGCGCTCGCCTGGCTCGACGCGGAGTACCCGAACATCCTCGCCGCGATCCGGGCCGCCCCGGACGGGGTCGGGGACCGGCACGTGCTGCGCCTCGCCCACCTGCTGCCGCCGTACCTGATCCGCAAGGGGCACCTGGACGACTGGCGCGACGTCCTGCTCCGCGCCGAGGCGGTCGCCCGTCGGACGGGTGACCGGGGCGCCGAGGCGTACACCCTGACGATGCTCGGCCAGGCGTACGACAGCGCCGGGCGGACGGAGCCGGCGCTGGCCCGACTCGCCGAGGCGCTCGCCCTGCACCAGCGGCTCGGTCAGCTCGACGGCGAGGGGATCACCCGCAACCAGCTCGGTCTGGTGTACCGCCGGCTCGGTCGGCACCGGGCGGCGGTCGACGAGTACCGCCGGGCGATCGCGCTGCTCAGGTCGGACCTGGGCCGGCAGTGGACGGCCACCGTGCTGAGCAACCTCGGCATCGACCTGCACCTGCTCGGCCGGGACCGGGAGGCTCTGACGTACATCCAGCAGGCGCTGGCGCTGCAACGACGGTCCGGCGGCCCCGGCGTGGCGAGCATGGAGATCAACCTCGGTCTGCTCTACGCCCGGCTGGGGCGGCACGCCGAGGCGATCCGCCACAGCCGGCGGGCGCTGCTGTTGATGAGACGGCGTTGGCTGAGCCGCCCGGGCCAGGCCAACGCGCTGGCCAACCTCGCCCTCAGCCACATCAGGCTGGGCCGCCCCGGGGTGGCGCTCCGGTCCGGCCGGGCGGCGCTCGACCTCGCCCGTGGCCTCAGCCCCGACCTCCAGGCGAACGTGTGGAACACCCTCGGTGAGGCGTACCTGCTCGCCGGTCACCGCGCGGCGGCCCGGCGGAGCCACCGGGTGGCCCAGGAGATCGCCGACCGGATCAACGAGGCGGACGAACAGGCCCGTGCGCGGGCCGGCCTGGCGAAGGCCACCGGACGCCGCCCCCGCCCGCTACCGGACGCCAGGAACGCCACCGGACGTCGCCCCCGCCCGCTGCCGGGCACCGGGGTGGTCCCGGGCGGGACGGTCGGTCGCCGCCGCGACACCACCCCGAGGTGGAGGTCGAGATCGTCCCTGAGCAGGAGCGGAAGGGTTGCCGGGGCCGGATAG
- a CDS encoding cation acetate symporter: MGNGYVVPAIVAVTLATVAIGFYGLRVARTTSDFLVASRTVSPTWNAAAIGGEYLSAASFLGIAGLILKHGVDVLWYPVGFAAGYLALLLFVAAPLRRSGAFTLPDFCELRLGSRKLRALATVFVIFIGWLYLVPQLQGAGLILTTLTGSPYPVGALLVAAVVTANVAFGGMRAITFVQAFQYWLKLTALAVPVIFLVLQWQADGRPAVTPPDGPAFRTATTVVVEHPAALTFPDGTVREVRPGDELTFAAGDPVPEVTGVDTDAADWLLPSTAGDDDRGLFGTYSLILATFLGTMGLPHVLVRFYTNPDGAAARRTTLVVLALVGAFYLLPTLYGVLGRIYTPHLLVTGQTDAVVVLLPGAALGDGTTGRLLAALVAAGAFAAFLSTSSGLLTSVAGVISTDVLGQGSVRGFRLATLIAGAVPAALALNVSGLDVSQVVGLAFAVAASSFCPLLVLGIWWRGLTDVGAAAGILAGGGAAVGAVLLTVLGPPLTGWPATLIAQPAAWTVPLAFTVMVAVSVASRRRAPADIATTMLRLHTPESLRLHGRTPA; encoded by the coding sequence GTGGGCAACGGGTACGTGGTGCCGGCGATCGTGGCGGTCACCCTGGCCACCGTGGCGATCGGCTTCTACGGCCTGCGGGTGGCCCGGACCACCTCCGACTTCCTGGTCGCCTCCCGCACGGTCAGCCCGACCTGGAACGCCGCCGCGATCGGCGGGGAGTACCTGTCGGCGGCGTCCTTCCTCGGCATCGCCGGCCTGATCCTCAAGCACGGCGTGGACGTGCTCTGGTACCCGGTCGGGTTCGCCGCCGGCTACCTGGCGTTGCTGCTGTTCGTGGCCGCCCCGCTGCGCCGCTCCGGCGCGTTCACCCTGCCGGACTTCTGCGAGCTGCGGCTGGGCTCCCGCAAGCTGCGGGCGCTGGCCACCGTCTTCGTGATCTTCATCGGGTGGTTGTACCTGGTGCCGCAGCTCCAGGGGGCGGGGCTGATCCTGACCACGCTGACCGGCTCGCCGTACCCGGTCGGGGCGCTGCTGGTCGCGGCGGTGGTCACCGCGAACGTGGCGTTCGGCGGGATGCGGGCGATCACCTTCGTGCAGGCGTTCCAGTACTGGCTGAAGCTGACCGCGCTGGCCGTACCGGTGATCTTCCTGGTGTTGCAGTGGCAGGCCGACGGCCGCCCGGCGGTGACCCCGCCCGACGGGCCGGCGTTTCGGACCGCGACCACCGTCGTGGTCGAGCACCCGGCGGCGCTCACCTTCCCCGACGGGACGGTCCGCGAGGTACGTCCCGGCGACGAGCTGACCTTCGCCGCCGGTGACCCGGTGCCGGAGGTCACCGGAGTCGACACCGACGCCGCCGACTGGCTGCTGCCCAGCACCGCCGGGGACGACGACCGGGGGCTGTTCGGCACGTACTCGCTGATCCTGGCGACGTTCCTCGGGACCATGGGGCTGCCGCACGTGCTGGTGCGTTTCTACACCAACCCGGACGGCGCGGCGGCCCGCCGGACCACCCTGGTGGTGCTCGCCCTGGTCGGCGCGTTCTACCTGCTGCCCACCCTGTACGGGGTGCTCGGCCGGATCTACACCCCGCACCTGCTGGTCACCGGGCAGACCGACGCGGTGGTGGTGCTGCTGCCCGGGGCCGCCCTCGGCGACGGGACCACCGGCCGGCTGCTCGCCGCGCTGGTCGCCGCCGGGGCGTTCGCCGCGTTCCTGTCCACCTCGTCCGGGCTACTCACCAGCGTCGCCGGGGTGATCTCCACCGACGTGCTCGGCCAGGGCTCGGTACGCGGCTTCCGGCTGGCCACCCTGATCGCCGGGGCGGTGCCGGCGGCGCTGGCGCTGAACGTCTCCGGGCTGGACGTGTCGCAGGTCGTCGGGTTGGCCTTCGCGGTGGCCGCGTCCAGCTTCTGCCCGCTGCTGGTGCTGGGCATCTGGTGGCGCGGCCTGACCGACGTGGGCGCGGCCGCCGGCATCCTGGCCGGCGGCGGCGCGGCCGTCGGCGCGGTGCTGCTGACCGTGCTCGGCCCGCCGCTGACCGGCTGGCCGGCCACCCTGATCGCCCAACCGGCCGCCTGGACGGTCCCGCTGGCCTTCACGGTCATGGTGGCCGTCTCGGTGGCGTCCCGCCGCCGCGCCCCCGCCGACATCGCCACCACCATGCTCCGCCTGCACACCCCGGAGTCACTACGGCTGCACGGCAGGACGCCCGCCTGA
- a CDS encoding carboxypeptidase regulatory-like domain-containing protein, whose amino-acid sequence MRLSLPRRVALVGVVVASLLAPGALPAQAATTGTVSGRLTTSAGAPAADVGVRIYTPDFFGVDWTSTDSDGNWSVPGLAPGRYAVAFEPAEAAEQYYRQKTTPWDADTVTVTAGDTVTADDQLFATGTITGQIRDAAGAPVSDLLVEAVEVDTQVRAWARTEPDGRYRIGAFGGTYLISFRPIEGLWQTQYVPGKLDTEAAGRYTVTAGAELVVDETVLPTGSMSGTLTTAAGAPVADAYVAINTANMYGAVDANTDANGRFSVPALLAGTYKLAFYAGERQQFYRGKLDHQQADPVTVTGGQATTVDESLLGEGSVEISAVDSVTGASIADFCAVDKCSQGTGKVLLTGLPEGRHLISLYTRTGQYHHRELSDVRVVADRTTRLTPKMRPGAVITTTIVDRQTGAPVSGVCVAAFLPKQAALPDGYGRCSDSAGRINIGPLSTGTYKLFADPRDSPYGRQWVGADGGTGDERQAVPVATTVGTVVTGPQVKLDRAGRISGVVTDATSGQPVRQVDVSVLTGHPGLGVDDAITDDDGRYTLERLGPYAWPVVFAGHPYPQQWSGNAVSRFTATPVTVTTGGVSTYDMTVRAGSTVAGDVTDADGRPFVDGYVIARSADTGDIAGYSPVENGRYRTQVVGKQRIYFTYNARIDDTYHSGTYKELDAEGVLRVARFTVPASGTLTANLTISTS is encoded by the coding sequence ATGCGACTTTCCCTACCGCGTCGCGTCGCCCTGGTGGGCGTCGTCGTCGCGTCCCTTCTCGCGCCCGGGGCGCTCCCGGCGCAGGCGGCGACAACCGGCACGGTCAGCGGGCGGCTGACCACCAGCGCCGGCGCCCCGGCCGCCGACGTCGGGGTGCGGATCTACACCCCGGACTTCTTCGGCGTCGACTGGACCAGCACCGACAGTGACGGCAACTGGAGCGTGCCCGGCCTGGCCCCGGGCCGCTACGCCGTCGCCTTCGAGCCGGCCGAAGCCGCCGAGCAGTACTACCGGCAGAAGACGACCCCGTGGGACGCCGACACGGTGACCGTCACCGCCGGGGACACGGTCACCGCCGACGACCAGCTCTTCGCCACCGGGACGATCACCGGGCAGATCCGCGACGCGGCCGGCGCGCCCGTCTCCGACCTGCTGGTCGAGGCGGTCGAGGTGGACACCCAGGTCCGGGCGTGGGCGCGGACCGAGCCCGACGGCCGGTACCGGATCGGCGCGTTCGGCGGCACGTACCTGATCTCGTTCCGGCCGATCGAGGGGCTCTGGCAGACCCAGTACGTCCCGGGCAAGCTCGACACCGAGGCCGCCGGCCGGTACACCGTCACCGCCGGGGCGGAGCTCGTCGTGGACGAGACGGTGCTGCCGACCGGCAGCATGTCCGGCACGCTGACCACCGCGGCCGGCGCTCCGGTGGCCGACGCGTACGTGGCGATCAACACCGCGAACATGTACGGCGCGGTGGACGCCAACACCGACGCCAACGGCCGGTTCAGCGTGCCGGCGCTGCTCGCCGGCACCTACAAGCTGGCCTTCTACGCCGGTGAGCGGCAGCAGTTCTACCGGGGCAAGCTCGACCACCAGCAGGCCGACCCGGTGACGGTGACCGGTGGCCAGGCCACCACGGTCGACGAGAGTCTGCTGGGCGAGGGCTCGGTGGAGATCTCCGCCGTCGACTCGGTCACCGGGGCGTCGATCGCCGACTTCTGCGCGGTGGACAAGTGCAGCCAGGGCACCGGCAAGGTGCTCCTGACCGGCCTGCCCGAGGGTCGCCACCTGATCTCCCTCTACACCCGCACCGGTCAGTACCACCATCGGGAGCTGAGCGACGTCCGGGTGGTGGCCGACCGCACCACCAGGCTCACGCCGAAGATGCGTCCCGGCGCGGTGATCACCACCACGATCGTGGACCGGCAGACCGGCGCGCCGGTCTCCGGGGTCTGCGTCGCGGCTTTCCTGCCCAAGCAGGCCGCCCTGCCGGACGGGTACGGGCGGTGCAGCGACAGCGCCGGCCGGATCAACATCGGCCCGCTGTCCACCGGCACGTACAAGCTGTTCGCCGACCCGCGCGACTCGCCGTACGGGCGGCAGTGGGTCGGGGCGGACGGCGGCACCGGTGACGAGCGGCAGGCCGTCCCGGTCGCCACGACGGTCGGCACGGTGGTGACCGGCCCGCAGGTGAAGCTGGACCGGGCCGGAAGGATCAGCGGCGTGGTCACCGACGCGACCTCCGGGCAACCGGTACGCCAGGTCGACGTCTCGGTGCTCACCGGGCACCCGGGCCTGGGCGTGGACGACGCGATCACCGACGACGACGGCCGGTACACGCTGGAGCGGCTCGGGCCGTACGCCTGGCCGGTGGTGTTCGCCGGTCACCCGTACCCGCAGCAGTGGTCGGGGAACGCGGTCAGCCGGTTCACCGCCACCCCGGTCACCGTCACCACCGGCGGCGTCAGCACGTACGACATGACGGTGCGCGCCGGCAGCACGGTGGCCGGCGACGTCACCGACGCCGACGGTCGGCCGTTCGTCGACGGGTACGTCATCGCCCGCAGCGCGGACACCGGCGACATCGCCGGGTACTCGCCGGTGGAGAACGGGCGGTACCGGACGCAGGTGGTCGGGAAGCAGCGGATCTACTTCACCTACAACGCCCGGATCGACGACACGTACCACTCCGGCACGTACAAGGAGCTGGACGCGGAGGGTGTGCTCCGGGTAGCCAGGTTCACCGTGCCGGCCAGCGGGACGCTCACCGCGAACCTGACGATTTCCACAAGCTGA
- a CDS encoding LytTR family DNA-binding domain-containing protein, with amino-acid sequence MTSGFLRVLAVDDEPPALDELAYHLRADPRVARLHTASDATEALRVLRDDDVDVVFLDIRMPGLDGMELARVLRRFARPPAIVFVTAYDDGAADAFDLGATDYVRKPVRAERLAESLRRVTGARVVASHPAAAARAEDDPTIPVELAGTTRMLPRSAVRWVEAQGDYARLHTADGSHLVRVSLATLAERWADAGFVRIHRSYLVQLRLIAELRLVNSGYVVVVDAAELPVSRRHTRELKDKLVRAAKQDWNR; translated from the coding sequence GTGACCAGCGGTTTCCTCCGGGTACTGGCGGTCGACGACGAGCCGCCGGCGCTGGACGAGCTGGCGTACCACCTGCGCGCCGACCCCCGGGTGGCCCGGCTGCACACCGCCTCGGACGCCACCGAGGCGCTGCGGGTGCTCCGCGACGACGACGTGGACGTGGTCTTCCTGGACATCCGGATGCCCGGCCTGGACGGCATGGAGCTGGCCCGGGTGCTGCGCCGGTTCGCCCGGCCGCCGGCGATCGTCTTCGTCACCGCGTACGACGACGGGGCGGCCGACGCGTTCGACCTGGGCGCCACCGACTACGTGCGCAAACCGGTCCGCGCCGAACGGCTCGCCGAGTCGTTGCGCCGGGTCACCGGCGCCCGGGTGGTGGCGAGTCATCCGGCCGCGGCGGCCCGCGCCGAGGACGATCCGACCATCCCGGTCGAGTTGGCCGGGACGACCCGGATGCTGCCCCGCTCGGCGGTGCGCTGGGTGGAGGCGCAGGGCGACTACGCCCGGCTGCACACCGCCGACGGGTCGCACCTGGTCCGGGTGTCGCTGGCGACGCTCGCCGAACGCTGGGCGGACGCCGGTTTCGTCCGGATCCACCGGTCGTACCTGGTGCAGTTGCGGCTGATCGCCGAGCTGCGGCTGGTCAACTCCGGCTACGTGGTGGTGGTGGACGCCGCCGAGCTGCCGGTGAGCCGCCGGCACACCCGGGAGCTGAAGGACAAACTGGTCCGCGCCGCCAAACAGGACTGGAACCGCTGA
- a CDS encoding histidine kinase — protein sequence MSGNLSAALAVVALVTALVVAVLGVGRLRARRGIATAGQRATYEVLHTAGLAAEPLRAGLDAGSAGKAVRHLRALVGSAGLALADRDDLLALDGQGGHHTAQLRAAARRAAAAGRSTVLGESELRCDRVDCPVRGAVVAPLSGPDGRVVGALVAVADSAPAPGLVQAALETADWAGNQIALAELDSSRERLARAEVRALRAQISPHFIYNALTAIASFVRTDPERARELILEFAEFTRYSFRAHGEFTTLAEELRSIDRYLTIERARFGDRLQVRLQIAPEVLPVTLPFLCLQPLVENAVRHGLSRKPGTGMVSIEARDAGAECHLTVEDDGVGMDPATLTAGIAELTAGRETPAGGVAELAEPGRSGASSGVRDDPGQHVGLSNVDERLRSAFGDRFGLVVETGPGAGTKVSMRIPKFHPGVRAGS from the coding sequence GTGAGCGGCAACCTCTCCGCGGCGCTCGCGGTCGTCGCCCTGGTCACCGCGCTCGTCGTCGCCGTGCTCGGGGTGGGCCGGCTGCGCGCCCGACGGGGCATCGCCACCGCCGGGCAGCGGGCCACCTACGAGGTGCTGCACACCGCCGGGCTGGCCGCCGAGCCGCTGCGCGCCGGCCTGGACGCGGGCAGCGCCGGCAAGGCCGTACGCCATCTGCGGGCCCTGGTGGGGTCGGCCGGGCTGGCCCTGGCGGACCGGGACGACCTGCTCGCCCTCGACGGGCAGGGCGGTCACCACACGGCCCAGTTGCGGGCGGCGGCGCGGCGGGCGGCGGCGGCCGGCCGGTCGACCGTGCTCGGCGAGTCGGAGCTGCGCTGCGACCGGGTGGACTGCCCGGTACGCGGAGCGGTCGTCGCCCCGCTCAGCGGCCCGGACGGCCGGGTGGTCGGCGCGCTGGTCGCGGTCGCCGACAGCGCCCCCGCGCCGGGGCTGGTGCAGGCCGCCCTGGAGACCGCCGACTGGGCCGGCAACCAGATCGCCCTGGCCGAGCTGGACTCGTCCCGGGAGCGGCTGGCCCGGGCCGAGGTGCGCGCGCTGCGCGCCCAGATCAGCCCGCACTTCATCTACAACGCGTTGACCGCGATCGCCTCGTTCGTCCGGACCGACCCGGAACGCGCCCGGGAGCTGATCCTGGAGTTCGCCGAGTTCACCAGGTACTCGTTCCGGGCGCACGGCGAGTTCACCACGCTCGCCGAGGAGCTGCGCTCGATCGACCGCTACCTGACCATCGAGCGGGCCCGCTTCGGTGACCGGCTCCAGGTGCGCCTCCAGATCGCCCCGGAGGTGCTGCCGGTGACGCTGCCGTTCCTGTGCCTGCAACCGCTGGTGGAGAACGCCGTCCGGCACGGGTTGTCCCGCAAGCCCGGGACGGGCATGGTGAGCATCGAGGCCCGGGACGCGGGCGCGGAGTGTCACCTCACCGTGGAGGACGACGGCGTGGGAATGGACCCGGCGACGTTGACCGCCGGCATCGCGGAGCTGACCGCCGGCCGGGAGACGCCGGCCGGCGGCGTCGCGGAGCTGGCCGAACCGGGCAGGTCGGGAGCTTCCAGCGGGGTCCGGGACGATCCGGGCCAGCACGTCGGGCTCTCCAACGTCGACGAGCGGCTCCGGTCGGCCTTCGGGGACCGGTTCGGCCTGGTCGTGGAGACCGGCCCGGGAGCGGGCACCAAGGTGAGCATGCGCATCCCGAAATTCCACCCCGGCGTGCGGGCAGGCTCGTGA
- a CDS encoding sugar transferase, giving the protein MRHVDSFEIQPPTPPPNGVPRSAWARVSRRVSRWHRPYTLLLLLLDFGLAALASWVAIQLFDQAASGFTEAESDPTWFYTVSCVLLPLGWVITLWSNRAYDRRYLGLGPDEFKRVIRASVTVAASVSFLAFATKTDLSRYTVGTALLGAAALILFGRMVGRSVLHWVRHRTGHAAHRMVLMGTLPECLEVYAAVTRSPAAGLMPVAIHLTDGYAAARGIDTPVPVYAGRDVLALVREVGGDTIAVCGSASSEPGELRRLAWQLEGSGVDLVVAPQLTDIAGPRVHIRPIQGLPLLHVEEPTLSGPALLVKNLMDRVAAGLGLLALVPVFLAIAVAIRISDPGPVFFRQPRVGHEGRTFRVWKFRTMYVDAEERLASLVDQNETDGMLFKMKRDPRVFPVGRFLRASSMDELPQLINVLWGEMSLVGPRPLPADDGDFLGDVRRRLLVRPGMTGLWQVSGRSDLSWDEAVRLDLYYVDNWSLAYDLSILWRTVGVVLARKGAY; this is encoded by the coding sequence GTGCGGCACGTCGACAGCTTCGAGATCCAGCCGCCGACCCCGCCACCCAACGGCGTACCCCGGTCGGCGTGGGCGCGGGTCAGCCGCCGGGTCTCCCGGTGGCACCGCCCCTACACCCTGTTGCTGCTGCTGCTGGATTTCGGGCTGGCGGCGCTGGCCAGTTGGGTCGCCATCCAGCTCTTCGACCAGGCGGCCTCCGGGTTCACCGAGGCCGAGAGCGATCCGACCTGGTTCTACACCGTGTCGTGCGTGCTGCTCCCGCTGGGCTGGGTGATCACCCTGTGGAGCAACCGCGCGTACGACCGTCGCTACCTGGGTCTCGGGCCGGACGAGTTCAAACGGGTGATCCGCGCCTCGGTGACGGTGGCGGCCAGCGTGTCGTTCCTGGCCTTCGCCACCAAGACGGACCTCTCCCGCTACACCGTCGGCACCGCGCTGCTCGGCGCGGCCGCGCTCATCCTGTTCGGCCGGATGGTGGGCCGGTCCGTCCTGCACTGGGTGCGGCACCGGACGGGGCACGCCGCGCACCGGATGGTGCTGATGGGCACCCTGCCGGAGTGCCTGGAGGTGTACGCGGCGGTCACCCGCAGCCCGGCCGCCGGGCTGATGCCGGTGGCGATCCACCTCACCGACGGGTACGCCGCCGCCCGGGGCATCGACACCCCGGTGCCGGTGTACGCCGGCCGGGACGTGCTCGCCCTGGTGCGGGAGGTCGGCGGGGACACCATCGCGGTCTGCGGCTCGGCCAGCTCCGAGCCGGGTGAGCTGCGTCGGCTGGCCTGGCAGTTGGAGGGCTCCGGCGTCGACCTGGTGGTCGCCCCGCAGCTCACCGACATCGCCGGTCCCCGGGTGCACATCCGGCCGATCCAGGGCCTGCCGCTGCTGCACGTGGAGGAGCCGACCCTGTCCGGGCCGGCGCTGCTGGTGAAGAACCTGATGGACCGGGTGGCCGCCGGGCTGGGCCTGCTGGCGCTGGTCCCGGTGTTCCTGGCCATCGCGGTGGCGATCCGGATCTCCGACCCCGGCCCGGTGTTCTTCCGCCAGCCCCGGGTGGGGCACGAGGGACGCACGTTCCGGGTGTGGAAGTTCCGCACCATGTACGTGGACGCCGAGGAACGGCTGGCCAGCCTGGTCGACCAGAACGAGACCGACGGCATGCTGTTCAAGATGAAGCGGGACCCCCGGGTGTTCCCGGTCGGCCGGTTCCTGCGCGCCTCCTCGATGGACGAGCTGCCCCAGTTGATCAACGTGTTGTGGGGGGAGATGTCGCTGGTGGGGCCGCGTCCGCTCCCCGCCGACGACGGCGACTTCCTGGGCGACGTCCGACGTCGGCTGCTGGTCCGGCCCGGGATGACCGGGTTGTGGCAGGTCTCCGGCCGCTCCGACCTCTCCTGGGACGAGGCGGTCCGGCTGGACCTCTACTACGTCGACAACTGGTCGCTGGCGTACGACCTGAGCATCCTGTGGCGTACGGTCGGCGTGGTGCTGGCCCGCAAGGGCGCGTACTGA